In one Silvibacterium dinghuense genomic region, the following are encoded:
- a CDS encoding MFS transporter → MSDAVAAAPENTKPQRDFSHAWRALRHRNFRLFFGGQSISLIGTWMTRIATSWLVYRLTHSALLLGTVSFMGQIPTFLLAPLAGVLVDRMERRTVLVWTQILAMLQSLALAVLTLTHRITIHEVLWLSAFQGVINAFDMPGRQSFMVQMVEDRANLSNAIAINSSMVNLARLIGPSLAGLVIAATSEGWCFLVDGVSYIAVIASLLMMQIKPLATARSVAPMAVQLREGWEYVSTFVPVRTILTLFALVSIMGMPFVVLMPVFAAQVLRGGPHTLGFLMGAVGIGALVSALSLVLRKSVRGLLKMIPIAASLFGAGLVCFGLSHWLWLSMALMVIVGFGMMQGMTASNTIIQTLVPEDKRGRVMSYYTVAFVGMAPFGSLLAGWMAHHLGAPRTVIMTGSCVLAGSAWFATRLKAMRREMRPVYEELGIVKPRTAQA, encoded by the coding sequence TTGAGCGACGCAGTGGCCGCAGCGCCGGAAAACACAAAGCCGCAGAGAGATTTTTCGCATGCGTGGCGAGCCCTGCGGCACCGCAACTTCCGGTTGTTTTTCGGCGGTCAGAGCATTTCGCTCATCGGCACGTGGATGACGAGGATCGCGACCTCATGGCTGGTGTATCGGCTGACGCATTCGGCGCTGTTGCTGGGGACGGTCAGCTTCATGGGCCAGATCCCGACCTTTCTGCTGGCTCCGCTGGCCGGCGTGTTGGTGGATCGCATGGAGCGTCGCACGGTGCTGGTGTGGACACAGATCCTCGCGATGCTTCAGTCGCTCGCGCTGGCCGTGCTGACGCTCACGCACCGCATTACCATCCACGAGGTGCTCTGGCTGAGCGCTTTTCAGGGCGTGATCAACGCCTTCGACATGCCGGGACGGCAATCATTCATGGTGCAGATGGTCGAAGATCGAGCGAATCTCTCGAATGCGATCGCGATCAACTCCTCGATGGTGAATCTCGCCCGGCTGATTGGGCCGTCGCTCGCGGGCCTCGTCATCGCGGCGACCAGCGAAGGCTGGTGTTTCCTGGTCGATGGCGTGAGCTATATCGCGGTGATCGCTTCGCTGCTGATGATGCAGATCAAGCCTCTTGCGACGGCACGCTCTGTTGCTCCCATGGCAGTCCAGTTGAGAGAAGGCTGGGAGTATGTCTCGACATTCGTACCGGTGCGGACGATTCTGACGCTCTTCGCGCTGGTCAGCATCATGGGCATGCCCTTCGTCGTGTTGATGCCGGTCTTCGCGGCGCAGGTGCTGCGCGGCGGCCCGCATACGCTCGGCTTCCTGATGGGCGCGGTGGGAATTGGCGCGCTGGTTTCTGCCCTCTCACTCGTGCTGCGCAAGTCGGTGCGCGGTCTGCTGAAAATGATTCCGATTGCCGCCTCGCTTTTCGGTGCGGGCCTCGTCTGCTTCGGGCTCTCGCACTGGTTATGGCTTTCGATGGCGCTGATGGTCATCGTCGGCTTTGGGATGATGCAGGGGATGACGGCGAGCAACACGATCATTCAGACCCTTGTTCCCGAAGACAAGCGCGGCCGCGTGATGAGCTACTACACGGTGGCCTTTGTGGGGATGGCCCCCTTTGGCAGCCTGCTGGCCGGATGGATGGCCCATCATCTTGGCGCGCCGCGCACGGTGATAATGACCGGAAGCTGCGTGCTGGCCGGTTCGGCGTGGTTCGCAACGCGGCTGAAGGCCATGCGACGCGAGATGAGGCCGGTGTATGAAGAGCTGGGGATTGTGAAGCCTCGAACTGCCCAGGCGTAA
- the thiD gene encoding bifunctional hydroxymethylpyrimidine kinase/phosphomethylpyrimidine kinase — protein sequence MEKSYKDAGRPVVLTIAGFDPSSGAGITADLKVFAAHRLYGLSAITALTVQSTQGVRRMEPVSAKILADTLACLAEDGPISGVKIGMLGTATNVEAVVHFLQRTGIERRRVVLDPVIRSSSGRELLGADGVSLLKSHLLDRAGWVTPNREELWVLAEEPELAIADANSDYVVQRAAALARCHAGLRIVATGGEEKPPNDLLWTENGGPQWFPGERIETRATHGTGCAFSSALLAAIVAGASDAEAVFQAKSYVREAMLAAYPVGRGRGPMHHLAGLEFPGKTSTDEL from the coding sequence ATGGAGAAGTCATATAAGGATGCAGGCCGGCCGGTGGTGCTGACCATCGCAGGCTTCGATCCTTCCTCCGGGGCAGGCATCACGGCAGATCTGAAGGTCTTTGCAGCGCATCGCCTGTATGGTCTTTCGGCAATCACTGCGCTCACTGTTCAGTCGACGCAAGGGGTGAGGCGTATGGAGCCAGTGTCTGCAAAAATCTTGGCCGATACCCTTGCTTGCCTTGCGGAAGATGGGCCGATTTCTGGGGTAAAGATAGGCATGCTTGGCACAGCAACCAATGTGGAAGCCGTGGTGCATTTTCTGCAGAGGACAGGCATCGAGCGACGGCGTGTGGTGCTGGACCCTGTGATTCGCTCGAGTTCGGGACGCGAGCTGCTGGGCGCCGACGGCGTGTCGCTGCTGAAGAGCCACCTGCTGGACCGAGCAGGGTGGGTGACTCCGAACAGGGAGGAGTTGTGGGTGCTGGCAGAAGAGCCGGAGCTTGCGATCGCGGACGCAAACTCTGATTATGTGGTGCAGCGCGCCGCCGCGCTGGCCAGGTGTCACGCCGGGTTACGGATTGTGGCAACGGGAGGGGAAGAGAAGCCGCCCAACGACTTGCTCTGGACAGAAAACGGTGGTCCGCAGTGGTTTCCAGGAGAGCGTATCGAAACGCGGGCAACCCACGGTACCGGGTGCGCATTTTCATCGGCCCTGCTGGCGGCGATTGTGGCAGGCGCGTCGGATGCCGAGGCAGTATTCCAAGCAAAGAGCTATGTGCGCGAAGCCATGCTGGCAGCCTATCCGGTAGGGCGAGGCCGTGGACCGATGCACCATCTCGCGGGACTCGAGTTTCCAGGCAAAACTTCCACAGATGAACTTTGA
- the pnp gene encoding polyribonucleotide nucleotidyltransferase, whose translation MKQEVTVELAGGKKLHFETGRMAKQAPGAALVTQGESVVLATAVASPDPKEGIDFFPLTVDYREYAYAGGRIPGGFIKREGRPSEKEILTSRQIDRPIRPLFPEGFRNETQVIALVFSADKENDPDIVGINAASAALSLSDIPFAGPVGAVRVGQVNGEFVINPSYLERRESLLNITVVGTAEGIVMIEAGASEADETTIVDAIEFGHGEIKKIVAAINELVAKAGKPKREVKAAEFDTAYYEALKAKIGTRLADALDTKTHAKTESYALVKQIKDELAKEIVDGETAAAEKKKLKEYYEILRERTFREQVTKDRIRPDRRAFDEIRAISIETSVLPRTHGSALFTRGETQALVTATLGTNDDSQRIETFEGEQKKRFMLHYNFPPFSVGETGRMTGVGRREVGHGALAERAIAAVLPSEADSPYALRVVSDILESNGSSSMASVCGASLALMDAGIPLKAAVAGVAMGLVKEDADYAILTDIAGAEDHYGDMDFKVAGTRKGITALQMDIKISGITGQIMREAMEQARRGRLFLLDKMDEALAGPRDIKSKYAPQIRTLQIPTDKIRDLIGPGGKTIRGIIEQTQVKIDVDDTGRVNVASSDAEGLEKALAMINDLTAVPEVGKTYLGKVVRLAEFGAFVEIFPGTDGLLHISEIAEHRVKDVKDELRDGDQVLVKVLGIEGNRIKLSRKALLKEQRQKLGLPEPGAPAGEISASGEGEGEQRPPRERRPERAERQERPERPKNEDKQPTSNASTITIEGGDDFDDEEGDEEGGEEINYNRADGVPVVEGTGERRPGGRGPGGPGGRRRRRGRGRGPGTGGGNRGPQQ comes from the coding sequence ATGAAGCAGGAAGTAACCGTAGAACTGGCCGGCGGCAAAAAGCTGCATTTCGAGACCGGCCGCATGGCCAAGCAGGCCCCCGGTGCCGCGCTCGTCACCCAGGGTGAGTCCGTAGTGCTGGCCACCGCCGTCGCCTCGCCCGACCCGAAGGAAGGCATCGACTTCTTCCCCCTTACCGTCGATTATCGCGAGTACGCCTATGCAGGCGGCCGCATCCCCGGTGGTTTCATCAAGCGTGAAGGCCGCCCGAGCGAAAAGGAGATCCTGACCAGCCGTCAGATCGACCGCCCCATCCGTCCGCTCTTCCCGGAAGGCTTCCGCAACGAGACCCAGGTCATCGCCCTGGTCTTCTCGGCGGACAAGGAAAACGATCCCGACATCGTCGGCATCAATGCCGCCAGCGCCGCTCTGTCCCTCTCCGACATCCCGTTCGCCGGCCCGGTGGGCGCGGTGCGCGTCGGCCAGGTCAATGGCGAGTTCGTCATTAATCCCTCTTACCTTGAGCGTCGTGAGAGCCTGCTCAACATCACCGTCGTCGGTACCGCCGAAGGCATTGTGATGATCGAAGCCGGCGCGAGCGAAGCGGACGAGACCACCATCGTCGATGCGATCGAGTTCGGTCACGGCGAGATCAAGAAGATCGTTGCCGCCATCAACGAACTGGTTGCCAAGGCTGGCAAGCCGAAGCGCGAAGTCAAGGCTGCCGAGTTCGACACCGCCTACTACGAAGCCCTGAAGGCTAAGATCGGCACCCGCCTGGCGGACGCCCTCGACACCAAGACCCATGCGAAGACCGAGAGCTACGCGCTGGTCAAGCAGATCAAGGACGAGCTGGCCAAGGAGATCGTCGACGGCGAGACCGCTGCTGCCGAGAAGAAGAAGCTCAAGGAGTACTACGAGATTCTGCGCGAGCGCACCTTCCGCGAGCAGGTCACCAAGGACCGCATCCGTCCGGATCGCCGCGCCTTCGACGAGATCCGCGCGATCTCGATCGAGACCAGCGTGCTGCCCCGTACGCATGGTTCGGCTCTGTTCACGCGTGGTGAGACGCAGGCTCTGGTGACCGCGACCCTGGGCACGAACGACGATTCGCAGCGCATCGAGACCTTCGAAGGCGAGCAGAAGAAGCGCTTCATGCTGCACTACAACTTCCCGCCATTCTCGGTTGGCGAAACCGGCCGTATGACCGGTGTGGGCCGCCGCGAAGTGGGTCACGGTGCACTGGCTGAGCGCGCGATTGCCGCGGTTCTGCCGAGCGAAGCCGATTCTCCCTACGCTCTGCGCGTGGTTTCGGACATCCTCGAGTCGAACGGTTCTTCGTCGATGGCCTCGGTCTGCGGCGCTTCGCTGGCGCTGATGGACGCGGGCATTCCGCTGAAGGCTGCCGTTGCCGGTGTGGCTATGGGTCTCGTCAAGGAAGACGCGGACTACGCCATCCTGACCGACATCGCTGGCGCGGAAGATCACTACGGCGACATGGACTTCAAGGTGGCCGGTACCCGCAAGGGCATCACCGCCCTTCAGATGGATATCAAGATCTCCGGCATCACCGGCCAGATCATGCGTGAGGCGATGGAGCAGGCCCGTCGCGGCCGTCTCTTCCTGCTCGACAAGATGGACGAGGCCCTTGCCGGACCGCGCGACATCAAGTCGAAGTACGCACCGCAGATCCGCACCCTGCAGATCCCCACCGACAAGATCCGCGACCTGATCGGGCCCGGTGGCAAGACCATCCGCGGCATCATCGAGCAGACGCAGGTCAAGATCGACGTGGACGACACCGGCCGCGTGAACGTGGCTTCGAGCGATGCCGAGGGCCTCGAAAAGGCGCTCGCGATGATCAATGATCTGACCGCCGTGCCGGAAGTGGGCAAGACCTACCTCGGCAAGGTGGTTCGCCTGGCCGAGTTCGGCGCCTTCGTCGAAATCTTCCCCGGCACCGACGGTCTGCTGCACATTAGCGAGATCGCCGAGCATCGCGTGAAGGATGTAAAGGATGAACTGCGCGATGGTGACCAGGTTCTGGTGAAGGTCCTGGGCATCGAAGGCAACCGCATCAAGCTCTCCCGCAAGGCACTGCTCAAGGAGCAGCGTCAGAAGCTGGGTCTGCCTGAGCCGGGTGCACCGGCTGGTGAGATTTCGGCCTCGGGCGAGGGTGAAGGCGAGCAGCGTCCCCCGCGTGAGCGGCGTCCGGAGCGTGCAGAGCGCCAGGAGCGTCCGGAACGGCCGAAGAACGAAGACAAGCAGCCCACCTCCAACGCCAGCACCATCACGATCGAAGGCGGCGATGACTTCGACGATGAAGAAGGTGACGAAGAGGGCGGCGAGGAAATCAACTACAACCGCGCGGACGGCGTTCCTGTGGTCGAGGGAACCGGTGAGCGCCGCCCCGGCGGCCGCGGCCCCGGTGGTCCTGGCGGACGGCGTCGCCGTCGTGGCCGTGGCCGTGGCCCGGGTACTGGCGGTGGCAACCGCGGGCCTCAGCAGTAA
- the rpsO gene encoding 30S ribosomal protein S15: MLAPTKKTDIITQFRTHDTDTGSPEVQIAILSSRITELTEHFKTHAKDHASRRGLLMLVSKRRRLLDYLKTNDTDRYRDVIGKLGIRK, encoded by the coding sequence GTGCTGGCACCTACAAAGAAGACCGACATCATCACGCAGTTCCGGACGCACGATACCGATACCGGTAGCCCGGAAGTGCAGATTGCGATCCTCAGCTCGCGCATTACCGAGCTGACCGAGCACTTCAAGACCCACGCGAAGGATCACGCCTCGCGCCGCGGCCTGCTGATGCTGGTGAGCAAGCGTCGCCGCCTGCTGGATTACCTGAAGACCAACGACACCGATCGCTATCGCGACGTCATCGGCAAGCTGGGCATCCGCAAGTAG
- the pyrF gene encoding orotidine-5'-phosphate decarboxylase produces the protein MTPPSPLSHEAQLIVALDFPAAEPALALARRLSGHVRWLKVGLELYLSAGNSIVRDLRDQGFSVFLDLKLHDIPNTVAGAVRSASTAGASMLTIHALGGPAMMSAAAEAAAAASEPLQLLAVSVLTSMDASQLEAIGISASPASQVQRLARLATASGISGLVASPQEVAQLRHEFPALTLVIPGIRPAGAAVGDQKRIATPAQAARDGANFLVVGRPITQATDPVAATRAIFSELEAIQPA, from the coding sequence ATGACTCCTCCGTCGCCCCTATCTCATGAAGCCCAGCTTATCGTAGCGCTGGACTTCCCTGCCGCCGAGCCTGCACTCGCGCTGGCCCGCCGGCTCTCCGGACACGTCCGCTGGCTCAAGGTGGGTCTTGAGCTTTATCTCTCTGCGGGGAACTCCATTGTCCGCGATCTCCGCGACCAGGGATTTTCCGTCTTCCTCGATCTCAAGCTGCACGACATTCCGAATACCGTCGCCGGAGCCGTCCGCTCCGCCTCGACCGCCGGCGCCAGTATGTTGACCATTCATGCGCTCGGCGGTCCGGCGATGATGTCGGCCGCGGCGGAGGCTGCCGCAGCCGCAAGCGAACCGCTTCAGCTGCTTGCCGTCTCCGTGCTCACCAGTATGGACGCATCGCAGCTCGAGGCCATCGGCATCTCCGCATCGCCTGCCAGTCAGGTGCAGCGTCTTGCCCGGCTGGCCACGGCCTCGGGCATCTCCGGCCTCGTTGCCAGCCCGCAGGAGGTAGCTCAACTCCGTCACGAATTCCCCGCTCTCACCCTCGTCATTCCGGGCATCCGTCCAGCCGGCGCTGCCGTAGGAGACCAGAAGCGCATCGCTACCCCGGCGCAGGCCGCACGTGACGGCGCAAACTTCCTGGTCGTCGGGCGGCCGATTACGCAGGCGACGGATCCGGTTGCGGCTACCCGCGCCATCTTCAGCGAACTCGAGGCGATCCAGCCCGCTTAA
- a CDS encoding VOC family protein: protein MSQNPIVYLELPSTNLTELKHFYGSLFGWSFQDWGGDYATMHGSGLEGGLNGHAGSRTKAPLAILETKELEVMQDRVKAAGGEITVPIFAYPGGRRFHFRDPQGNELAVLQADEN from the coding sequence ATGTCTCAGAATCCAATTGTCTATCTGGAATTGCCGTCGACCAATCTGACCGAGCTGAAGCATTTCTATGGTTCGCTTTTTGGCTGGAGCTTTCAGGATTGGGGTGGGGACTATGCGACCATGCATGGTTCGGGGCTCGAGGGCGGCTTGAATGGGCACGCCGGATCAAGGACAAAAGCACCGCTGGCCATTCTCGAGACCAAAGAACTGGAAGTCATGCAGGACCGGGTGAAGGCTGCCGGCGGGGAAATTACGGTGCCGATCTTTGCCTACCCTGGCGGCCGGCGATTCCACTTCCGCGATCCGCAGGGGAATGAGCTGGCTGTTCTACAAGCGGACGAGAATTAA